The following coding sequences lie in one Homalodisca vitripennis isolate AUS2020 chromosome X, UT_GWSS_2.1, whole genome shotgun sequence genomic window:
- the LOC124369484 gene encoding uncharacterized protein LOC124369484, which translates to MALNLDKCVCITFHRTVSPIKFDYSLSGITLSRVTTVKDLGVTITSTLNWDAHVRSACSQAVRKLGLIHRFSHNFTDILSFKTLYCTLVRPHLEYCCVIWSPHQKYLIEDLERVQRRFLRLVGLRLGYGYLEVSTREVASLLQQPALETRRFYHDAIFLFRLVNSTVDCPELLERICFRVPAGTRSQYLFARSSVSSSYLANSTMRRIQLHGNLLPNHMDFFASSFLTFKRNLQTFINLQHTETS; encoded by the coding sequence ATGGCTCTCAACCTCGATAAGTGTGTCTGTATCACTTTCCACCGAACCGTCTCTCCAATAAAATTTGACTACTCTCTGAGCGGCATAACACTATCAAGAGTTACTACAGTAAAAGATCTTGGAGTGACCATTACATCTACACTCAACTGGGATGCACATGTTCGGTCGGCTTGCAGCCAGGCAGTGCGCAAACTCGGCCTGATACACAGATTTTCACATAATTTCACTGATATACTCTCTTTCAAGACTCTCTACTGTACCTTGGTGCGCCCACATCTGGAGTACTGCTGTGTGATTTGGTCGCCACATCAGAAATATTTGATTGAAGATCTGGAGAGGGTCCAGAGGCGATTTCTCAGGCTAGTGGGGCTAAGGTTGGGCTATGGATACCTAGAGGTCTCTACACGCGAAGTGGCATCCCTTCTCCAACAACCCGCTCTTGAAACAAGGCGCTTCTACCATGATGCAATATTCTTGTTCCGCCTCGTTAACTCTACTGTGGACTGTCCTGAGCTACTGGAGAGGATTTGCTTCCGGGTTCCTGCTGGCACTAGATCCCAATATCTATTTGCTAGATCCTCTGTTTCCTCATCATACTTGGCCAACTCTACGATGCGAAGAATTCAGCTTCATGGGAACCTTCTTCCTAACCACATGGATTTCTTCGCTTCCTCATTCCTAACCTTCAAACGGAATCTCCAGACATTTATCAACCTACAACACACTGAAACCTCTTAA